The following are encoded together in the Sphaerodactylus townsendi isolate TG3544 linkage group LG14, MPM_Stown_v2.3, whole genome shotgun sequence genome:
- the LOC125443623 gene encoding uncharacterized protein LOC125443623 encodes MKWIVLLCLVESLGSGWAVPLEGLEKFTVDFFPNNSMLLAATLSTNFLVNVPKCLSSSKFSPSKVRIAVAQLPDATASTGVTKTEDIQNLRKTPQATVYFAGEFKSVSCRAGRELVVMDIDNSQYELITVLGFQVGAEFCRETKGPFCNQALKPATFYRVNFFILDDKSEIRGHTDWSPAIQTRSVKNYDSADEMYGGRAGGMIVITILVSVGGFVLVIALIAAVALSNKK; translated from the exons atgAAGTGGATTGTGCTCCTGTGCTTGGTTGAGAGCCTCGGATCAGGATGGGCTGTCCCCCTGGAAGGCCTTGAAAAATTCA CCGTGGACTTCTTTCCTAACAACAGCATGCTTTTAGCCGCCACCTTGAGTACCAACTTCCTTGTTAATGTTCCCAAGTGTCTGTCCTCCTCAAAATTCTCTCCATCCAAAGTCAGAATAGCAGTAGCCCAGCTTCCTGATGCAACCGCCTCGACAG GTGTGACAAAGACTGAAGACATTCAAAATCTCCGGAAAACACCTCAAGCCACTGTGTATTTTGCTGGTGAATTTAAGAGTGTCTCGTGTAGGGCGGGCAGGGAACTTGTGGTGATGGATATAGATAATAGCCAATACGAGCTGATCACAGTTTTAGGCTTCCAGGTGGGAGCAGAATTTTGCCGTGAAacaaaaggccccttctgcaatcAAGCACTTAAGCCAGCTACTTTTTATAG GGTGAATTTCTTTATTTTGGATGACAAGTCTGAAATAAGGGGTCACACCGATTGGTCACCAGCAATACAGACCAGAAGTG tgaAAAATTATGATTCGGCAGATGAGATGTATGGAGGGCGAGCCGGAGGAATGATCGTCATCACAATTCTGGTCTCAGTCGGCGGATTTGTCCTGGTGATTGCCCTAATTGCAGCGGTTGCTCTTTCAAATAAGAAATAA
- the UPK3A gene encoding uroplakin-3a, translating to MVDSAMASSASVMDNGDKPLRATFQQTKGGRLGPYKAAAFNVPNCVFPPKLSDAKNIAKIPAVLSEYLIRVGDDSACLHDPNLLEECNSPLSKDTSYRFKFVLVDKTAVTVKDQTVWSDPIKTKKLKLASSIDPWPGQRSSGMVVITSGLSMLAFAVVAAFLAARESRESFVALRYQSPTRRRDDDDTRMQETSLSDH from the exons ATGGTTGACTCTG CAATGGCTTCCAGTGCATCCGTGATGGACAATGGAGACAAACCTCTCAGGGCTACTTTCCAACAGACCAAGGGAGGGCGACTCGGACCATATAAAGCTGCAGCATTTAACGTTCCCAACTGTGTGTTTCCTCCTAAACTGTCCGATGCCAAGAACATAGCCAAGATACCTGCAGTCCTGAGCGAGTACCTGATCCGAGTGGGTGATGACTCAGCTTGTCTGCACGATCCCAATCTCCTGGAAGAATGCAATTCACCCCTTTCCAAAGATACATCCTACAG GTTTAAATTTGTCTTGGTTGACAAGACTGCAGTCACGGTGAAAGACCAAAccgtctggtctgatccaattaAAACCAAGAAGT TGAAGCTGGCTTCCTCCATCGATCCTTGGCCAGGCCAGAGAAGCAGCGGAATGGTTGTCATCACTTCTGGCCTAAGCATGCTGGCGTTTGCCGTAGTGGCCGCGTTTCTTGCTGCACG GGAATCCAGAGAGTCATTCGTTGCACTCAGGTATCAATCCCCAACTAGACGACGGGATGATGATGACACAAGAATGCAGGAAACCTCCCTGTCCGACCACTGA